In Francisella hispaniensis FSC454, a genomic segment contains:
- the infB gene encoding translation initiation factor IF-2, translating into MAEITVGQLAQQTNKEVDALLKQLKSFGIEKSSEKDTLTPAEMKTLLEKINSAKNTATRKKVTSVKLDGKHKINVSVKRKRRIAKRVEEQESVIPEQPLELENLVQDSQQIDTVKAQDNIEQTVENQKVEQVQQQHQDEIKKPVIKDSGFKITAMPEVKVEEIIAEDDEELAGNDRQAKKKTAKKVFSETTNTNTKYKREEEEKKSKAKKAGGKGFKKANPRQLSQLAGDLESFDEFGAKKGKLKAPKVKKQEFTKPVENTVRTVEIHEGITVSELAQKMAVKGAEIVKVLFNMGVMATINQSLDQDTAILIVEEMGHKYTLHNENALEEAVTTVDRSLYKKISRAPVVTIMGHVDHGKTSLLDYIRQTRVVAGEAGGITQHIGAYSVKTDKGSITFLDTPGHEAFTSMRARGAKSTDIVILVVAADDGVMPQTEEAIQHAKAARVPIVVAVNKIDKPEADPDKVISELAQRNVIPESWGGDVMFVNVSAKTGEGVADLLEAVLLQSEVLELEAFAEGLAEGVVIESRLEKGRGPVATVLVQNGNLKQGDNILCGTEYGRVRAMHNDLGKKIKAAGPATPVEILGLSGVPAAGDEMVVIENEKKAKELAAQRSQKQKEAKIAQEQSLKLSNMFNNMGKEGEQQVLKIILKGDVQGSVEAIRESLLKLSTDEVKVDIIASGIGAITSSDVTLAVASTAVVIGFNVRADSAAKKLAETDGVEFRYYNIIYDLIDDVKKAMSGLLSPEMKEQIIGIAEVREVYRSSKFGSIAGCMVIEGVVKRTNPIRVLRNNVVIYEGTLESLKRFKDDASEVKKGLECGIGVKNYNDVREGDQIEVFEVIEVAKEL; encoded by the coding sequence ATGGCAGAGATTACAGTTGGGCAGTTAGCACAGCAAACAAATAAAGAAGTAGATGCACTACTAAAACAGCTTAAATCTTTTGGTATTGAAAAATCTAGTGAGAAAGATACATTAACTCCTGCGGAGATGAAAACTTTGCTAGAGAAGATTAATAGTGCGAAAAATACTGCAACTAGGAAAAAAGTAACTTCAGTGAAGCTTGATGGTAAACATAAGATTAATGTTTCAGTTAAAAGAAAAAGGCGAATTGCTAAGAGAGTAGAAGAGCAAGAATCTGTTATACCAGAGCAGCCACTAGAGCTTGAAAATTTAGTTCAAGATTCTCAACAAATAGATACTGTGAAAGCGCAAGATAATATTGAGCAAACAGTTGAAAACCAAAAGGTTGAGCAGGTACAACAGCAGCACCAAGATGAAATAAAGAAGCCAGTAATAAAAGATAGCGGTTTCAAGATAACAGCAATGCCAGAAGTTAAGGTTGAGGAAATTATTGCTGAGGATGATGAAGAGCTAGCTGGTAATGATAGACAAGCTAAGAAAAAAACTGCGAAGAAAGTATTCTCTGAAACAACAAATACTAATACAAAGTATAAGCGTGAAGAAGAGGAGAAAAAATCTAAAGCAAAAAAAGCTGGAGGTAAAGGCTTTAAAAAAGCTAATCCAAGGCAGCTTTCACAACTTGCTGGTGATTTAGAGTCATTTGATGAGTTTGGTGCTAAAAAGGGTAAACTAAAAGCGCCAAAAGTTAAGAAGCAAGAATTTACAAAGCCAGTTGAAAATACGGTTAGAACTGTTGAAATTCATGAAGGTATTACTGTAAGCGAATTAGCACAAAAAATGGCTGTCAAAGGTGCTGAAATTGTTAAAGTACTATTTAATATGGGTGTAATGGCGACAATTAACCAATCTCTAGATCAAGATACTGCAATTTTGATTGTTGAAGAGATGGGACATAAATATACGCTACATAATGAGAATGCTCTTGAAGAGGCGGTAACAACAGTTGATAGAAGCTTATATAAGAAGATTTCTCGTGCTCCAGTTGTAACTATAATGGGACACGTTGATCATGGTAAAACATCATTGCTAGACTATATCCGTCAAACACGGGTGGTTGCTGGTGAGGCTGGTGGTATAACACAGCATATTGGCGCATATTCTGTTAAGACTGATAAAGGCTCTATTACATTCTTGGATACTCCAGGACATGAAGCTTTTACTTCTATGCGTGCGCGTGGAGCTAAGAGTACAGATATTGTAATTTTAGTTGTTGCTGCTGATGATGGTGTTATGCCTCAAACTGAAGAAGCAATTCAGCATGCTAAAGCAGCAAGAGTACCAATTGTTGTTGCAGTAAATAAAATTGATAAGCCAGAGGCTGATCCTGATAAAGTGATTAGTGAACTTGCACAAAGAAACGTAATCCCAGAATCATGGGGTGGTGATGTGATGTTTGTAAATGTTTCTGCTAAGACTGGTGAAGGTGTTGCTGATCTATTAGAGGCGGTACTTTTACAATCAGAAGTTTTAGAACTAGAGGCATTTGCTGAGGGCTTGGCTGAGGGTGTCGTAATTGAATCACGTCTAGAAAAGGGTCGTGGTCCAGTCGCAACTGTACTTGTACAAAATGGTAACCTTAAACAGGGTGATAATATCTTGTGTGGTACGGAGTACGGTAGGGTAAGGGCTATGCATAATGATCTTGGGAAAAAGATAAAAGCAGCTGGTCCAGCTACACCTGTTGAAATACTTGGTTTATCGGGTGTGCCAGCAGCTGGTGATGAGATGGTTGTGATTGAAAATGAGAAGAAAGCAAAAGAGCTTGCGGCACAGCGTTCTCAGAAACAGAAAGAAGCTAAAATTGCCCAAGAACAATCACTTAAGCTATCAAACATGTTCAATAACATGGGTAAAGAAGGTGAACAGCAAGTACTTAAAATTATCCTTAAGGGCGATGTGCAAGGTTCTGTCGAGGCAATTAGAGAGTCGCTGCTTAAGCTTTCAACAGATGAAGTTAAGGTTGATATAATTGCAAGTGGTATAGGAGCGATTACATCTTCAGATGTGACTTTAGCTGTAGCATCAACAGCGGTTGTTATAGGTTTTAACGTCCGTGCTGATAGTGCTGCGAAAAAACTTGCAGAAACTGATGGCGTAGAGTTTCGTTATTATAATATTATTTATGATTTAATAGATGATGTTAAAAAAGCGATGTCTGGTTTACTTTCTCCTGAAATGAAAGAGCAGATTATTGGTATTGCTGAGGTTAGAGAGGTTTATCGTTCATCTAAATTCGGTTCAATTGCTGGATGTATGGTTATTGAGGGGGTAGTTAAACGTACCAATCCTATTCGTGTCTTACGTAATAATGTTGTTATTTACGAAGGTACACTAGAGTCGCTTAAGAGATTCAAAGATGATGCTAGTGAAGTTAAAAAAGGCTTAGAGTGCGGTATTGGTGTCAAAAACTATAATGATGTCCGTGAGGGTGACCAAATAGAGGTATTTGAGGTTATTGAGGTTGCTAAGGAGTTGTAA
- the hemE gene encoding uroporphyrinogen decarboxylase, which translates to MRKLFLDSFGEKKLEKPPVWIMRQAGRYLPEYRAVRAKFDNFMDMCRNADACCEVALHPLQRYDLDAAIVFSDILTIPEAMGMDLKFIKGTGPVFSAPIQSQKDLDKLKSVEDSIDSLEYVYNAVKTTSSAIRVPLIGFTGSPWTLAAYMIEGSGSKQFNKLRKMMYANPQLMHSLLQRLADITVIYLLEQVKAGASSLMIFDTWGGILPLQHYKDFSLKYMEYIAKNVKQKINVPIVFFTKGGSNFFEELKDKSCDGAGVDWSVTLKQARHRIGVGKVLQGNFDPAFLYGTKESIRKTVKANIEFIQSDKLNNYIVNLGHGIYPDIDPDNVKVMVDAIREFSA; encoded by the coding sequence ATGAGAAAATTATTTTTGGATTCATTTGGTGAAAAGAAATTAGAGAAACCGCCAGTGTGGATAATGCGTCAAGCGGGTAGATACCTACCAGAGTATCGAGCAGTTAGAGCAAAATTTGATAATTTTATGGATATGTGTCGCAATGCTGATGCTTGTTGTGAAGTTGCGCTTCATCCACTTCAAAGATATGATCTTGATGCAGCAATTGTTTTTTCAGATATTCTGACAATTCCAGAAGCTATGGGCATGGATCTTAAATTTATCAAAGGTACAGGACCGGTATTTTCTGCGCCAATACAATCACAGAAAGATCTAGATAAACTAAAGTCTGTTGAGGATAGTATAGATTCTTTGGAGTATGTCTATAATGCTGTCAAAACAACTAGCTCAGCAATAAGAGTCCCTTTAATCGGTTTTACTGGAAGTCCTTGGACTTTAGCTGCATATATGATTGAAGGTTCAGGTTCTAAGCAGTTCAATAAATTACGTAAAATGATGTATGCAAATCCACAATTAATGCATAGTCTGTTGCAACGCCTTGCAGATATAACAGTTATTTATTTACTTGAGCAGGTTAAAGCCGGAGCAAGTTCTTTAATGATATTTGATACCTGGGGAGGAATACTACCTTTACAGCATTATAAAGATTTCTCTCTTAAATATATGGAGTATATTGCTAAAAATGTTAAGCAAAAAATTAATGTACCAATTGTTTTCTTCACTAAGGGAGGTTCAAACTTTTTTGAAGAATTAAAAGATAAATCTTGTGATGGAGCTGGAGTTGATTGGAGTGTTACATTAAAACAGGCGCGACATAGGATAGGGGTTGGTAAAGTTTTACAAGGGAATTTTGATCCAGCATTTTTATATGGAACTAAAGAAAGTATTAGGAAGACTGTTAAAGCCAATATTGAGTTTATCCAGTCTGATAAGCTAAATAACTATATTGTCAACTTAGGTCATGGCATTTATCCTGATATAGATCCTGATAATGTTAAGGTTATGGTTGATGCAATTAGGGAGTTTAGTGCCTAA
- the zapE gene encoding cell division protein ZapE produces MKLENIYLQKIRELDLRVDSLQLEAIRRLQEILNQLDSKKKSKLRLFKKSFYPSIKGLYMWGGVGRGKTFIMDIFYNNLTIKNKKRQHFSHFMKNIHTQLRKYQGEKNPISKVAYDMAKQTQIICFDEFFVEDIADAMILGSIFTELFKFGVVLVATSNIEPKKLYKNGLQRELFLPAINILLKNVDVLNLDSGVDYRFRLPTEYLNYLYPYNENNRKNFFDKFFLRNSHFDKDLSIRVLARDIPTILLSHKDVCFDFKVICGDGRSAHDYIEICDTYEQLFIYNLVGFNHHNEDMARRFIALIDEFYDQNKKVVILANCDFKDLYNGERLKFEFQRTISRLNDMQNSKFGALDE; encoded by the coding sequence ATGAAACTTGAGAATATTTATCTTCAAAAAATTCGTGAACTTGACTTAAGAGTTGATTCTTTACAACTTGAAGCTATTAGACGGTTACAAGAAATACTGAATCAACTTGACTCAAAAAAAAAATCTAAGCTGAGATTATTTAAGAAATCTTTTTATCCTTCTATAAAAGGGTTATATATGTGGGGTGGAGTAGGTCGTGGTAAGACCTTTATAATGGATATCTTTTATAATAACCTCACAATAAAGAATAAAAAAAGACAGCATTTCTCACATTTTATGAAAAATATTCATACGCAATTGAGAAAATATCAGGGTGAAAAAAACCCAATATCAAAAGTTGCGTATGATATGGCAAAGCAAACACAAATTATATGTTTTGATGAGTTCTTCGTTGAAGATATTGCTGATGCTATGATCTTAGGGAGTATTTTTACTGAGTTATTTAAGTTTGGTGTAGTATTAGTGGCAACTTCAAATATAGAGCCGAAAAAGCTTTATAAGAATGGTTTACAACGTGAATTGTTCTTACCTGCTATCAATATTTTACTTAAAAATGTAGATGTACTAAATTTAGATTCTGGTGTTGATTATAGATTTCGTTTGCCTACTGAGTATCTAAATTATCTCTATCCGTATAATGAGAATAATCGTAAAAATTTCTTTGATAAATTCTTCCTAAGAAATAGTCATTTTGATAAAGATCTTAGTATACGAGTCTTAGCTAGGGATATTCCGACAATATTGCTAAGTCATAAAGATGTTTGTTTTGACTTTAAAGTTATTTGTGGCGATGGTAGAAGTGCTCATGATTATATAGAAATCTGTGATACATATGAACAGCTTTTTATCTATAATCTAGTTGGATTTAATCATCATAATGAAGATATGGCTAGGCGCTTTATTGCTTTAATAGATGAGTTTTATGATCAGAATAAAAAGGTTGTAATTCTTGCTAATTGTGATTTTAAGGATTTATATAATGGGGAAAGACTCAAATTTGAGTTTCAACGGACTATAAGTCGGTTAAACGATATGCAAAACTCAAAGTTTGGAGCTTTAGATGAATAA
- a CDS encoding MFS transporter — MKLHNIKGYAWIVVGLSSFLLIDKYIMNVSPSLIANELMSSFSINATEMSAMVSLFLWSVVFCQFFVAGPIIDKLGFRKVSFFSLILSAIGLLLFVLSADIHSFALGCVSRLMIGIGASFATVGYIKAAAVWFDPRKFAFVCSFLMTAAMTGALLGQVPLVYLIELTGSWHRALISYACFSIVIALLYLALVRDYNPDASYANQTKGNTGTLAGIKKVLLNKNNWYLTLYTGLTFTTIDVFGGIWGNNYFRELYSIPAKDASYIVSMMFLGLAIGSPIIGKLSEKFDNRVGIMVVFHIIATISLAIVLQFKLTPTISGVLLFIFGFCLGVYMLAFAIGNRINPVVVAATVAALINTGEPLLGALFDPLIGHLLDLTWTGQYIDAQNHISAIASEGAHRYFHINAYHHAFLILVLSMVVSFFLLVLVKDKEVK; from the coding sequence ATGAAATTACATAATATAAAGGGCTATGCTTGGATTGTAGTGGGGTTAAGCTCATTCCTACTAATCGATAAATATATAATGAATGTTTCTCCTAGCTTAATTGCTAATGAGCTTATGAGTAGCTTTTCAATAAATGCTACTGAAATGAGTGCGATGGTTTCGTTATTTTTATGGTCCGTAGTGTTTTGTCAATTTTTTGTTGCTGGACCTATCATTGATAAATTAGGGTTTAGAAAAGTAAGTTTTTTCTCATTAATATTATCTGCAATTGGATTATTGTTATTTGTATTATCTGCAGATATTCATAGTTTTGCACTAGGCTGTGTTTCAAGACTAATGATAGGTATTGGAGCTTCATTTGCAACAGTCGGCTATATAAAAGCTGCTGCAGTATGGTTTGATCCACGTAAGTTTGCTTTTGTATGTAGCTTTTTGATGACAGCAGCAATGACTGGCGCTTTGTTAGGTCAAGTACCGCTAGTTTATTTAATTGAGCTTACAGGGTCGTGGCATAGAGCATTAATCAGTTATGCTTGCTTTAGTATTGTTATAGCACTTTTATACTTAGCGTTAGTTAGAGATTACAATCCTGATGCTTCATATGCAAATCAAACAAAAGGTAATACAGGGACACTTGCTGGAATAAAAAAAGTTCTTTTAAATAAAAATAATTGGTATCTTACATTATATACCGGTCTTACTTTTACTACTATAGATGTTTTTGGCGGAATTTGGGGTAATAACTATTTTAGAGAGTTATATAGTATACCGGCAAAAGATGCCTCCTATATTGTTTCGATGATGTTTTTGGGACTTGCGATTGGCTCACCTATAATTGGTAAGCTCTCAGAAAAATTTGATAATAGAGTTGGCATTATGGTTGTCTTTCATATTATTGCAACAATTTCTTTAGCGATAGTTCTACAATTCAAGCTTACACCAACAATATCTGGAGTTTTACTATTTATTTTTGGCTTCTGCTTAGGAGTTTATATGCTAGCTTTTGCTATAGGAAATCGTATAAATCCAGTTGTGGTCGCTGCAACAGTTGCAGCCTTAATAAATACTGGTGAGCCATTATTAGGGGCTTTATTTGATCCATTAATAGGCCATTTGTTAGATTTGACATGGACAGGTCAATATATAGATGCACAAAATCATATTAGTGCTATAGCTTCAGAGGGGGCGCACAGATATTTCCATATAAATGCGTATCATCATGCTTTTTTAATCCTTGTACTTAGCATGGTTGTATCATTTTTTTTGCTAGTTTTGGTAAAAGATAAAGAAGTTAAATGA
- the rbfA gene encoding 30S ribosome-binding factor RbfA — protein sequence MAAEGRVQRVASELQKVISLLLRTRIKDAKLASATITEVDLSKDLSYAKIYYTCLAVEDAEYIDKAFEKSKGFFRSSIAKSLSLRIVPNLKFIYDTSLDYGMQMEEKIQQALEADSKIIKQDDKSLQENYKQNDKETKAEKLR from the coding sequence ATGGCTGCAGAGGGTAGAGTACAAAGAGTAGCAAGTGAGCTTCAGAAAGTTATATCTTTATTATTACGTACTAGAATAAAAGATGCTAAGCTAGCTAGTGCAACTATTACAGAAGTAGATCTTTCTAAGGATCTATCTTATGCAAAAATATATTATACTTGCTTAGCTGTTGAGGATGCTGAATATATTGACAAAGCATTTGAAAAATCAAAAGGTTTCTTTAGATCATCTATAGCTAAGTCATTAAGTCTACGAATTGTTCCAAATCTTAAGTTTATATATGACACTTCGCTTGATTATGGCATGCAGATGGAAGAAAAAATTCAGCAAGCACTTGAAGCTGACTCAAAAATTATCAAGCAAGATGATAAATCTTTACAAGAAAATTATAAGCAAAACGATAAAGAAACTAAAGCTGAGAAGTTAAGGTAG
- the nusA gene encoding transcription termination factor NusA, whose translation MSKELLLVLETVANEKDISKDLLFEAMEEALAIITKKELDEHMNIEVKIDRVTGDFKADRVWHIVSENEDLIDYSKELYEDVAQEKGYNVKAGDVIREPVEVKEYGRIAATMAKQILMKKIKNFEREKTARFYQNKIGDIVYGEIKRATYEILIVDLGNNAEGILPKKDLIARERYRVGDKIRACVESVECDDSGKPNTVMLSRSSNTMLKALFKLEVPEVEEELINIVNVVREPGFRSKVTVKSNDQRIDPCGACVGVRGSRIHSIMSELNGEKVDVILWNEDMVQYAINSLSPVDAADILEVNVDEETNSMDIVVKQESLSKAIGKNGVNVRLASTLIGWKINVLSDAEQEEKQMSIVEKFVEALDIDHDFALVLIEEGIETLEDLAYLDRAELLEIEGFDEEIVDELQERAKAVILSQALGGKKPAQDLLDMQGMSLDLSEQLAQNDIVTMEDLAELSIDELLDIVDMDEEQATNLIMQARAPWFE comes from the coding sequence ATGAGCAAAGAATTATTGTTAGTATTAGAAACTGTAGCAAATGAAAAAGATATTTCAAAAGATCTTTTATTTGAGGCTATGGAAGAAGCTTTAGCTATTATAACTAAGAAAGAACTTGATGAGCATATGAATATCGAGGTTAAAATCGATAGAGTTACTGGTGACTTCAAAGCTGATAGAGTCTGGCATATTGTTTCTGAAAATGAAGATTTAATTGATTATTCAAAAGAGCTTTATGAGGATGTTGCTCAAGAAAAAGGTTATAATGTAAAAGCTGGTGATGTTATACGCGAACCTGTAGAGGTCAAAGAGTACGGACGTATAGCTGCAACAATGGCTAAGCAAATTTTAATGAAGAAAATCAAAAATTTTGAAAGAGAAAAGACAGCTAGATTCTATCAAAATAAAATAGGCGATATTGTTTACGGTGAGATAAAGCGTGCTACTTATGAAATCTTGATTGTTGATTTGGGTAATAATGCTGAGGGGATTCTACCTAAAAAAGACCTTATAGCTAGAGAAAGATATCGTGTCGGTGATAAAATAAGGGCTTGTGTTGAGAGTGTTGAATGTGATGACTCTGGTAAGCCGAATACGGTTATGTTAAGTCGTTCAAGCAATACTATGCTTAAAGCTTTATTTAAGCTTGAGGTGCCAGAGGTTGAAGAAGAGCTTATTAATATAGTGAATGTAGTTCGTGAACCTGGTTTTAGGTCTAAAGTGACTGTTAAAAGCAATGATCAAAGAATAGATCCTTGTGGCGCATGTGTTGGTGTAAGAGGTTCTAGAATACATTCTATAATGAGTGAGTTAAATGGTGAGAAGGTTGATGTTATACTTTGGAATGAAGATATGGTTCAGTATGCTATTAATTCATTATCACCAGTTGATGCAGCAGATATCTTAGAAGTAAATGTTGATGAAGAAACTAATTCTATGGATATTGTTGTTAAGCAAGAAAGCTTATCTAAAGCAATCGGCAAAAACGGTGTGAATGTAAGATTAGCAAGTACACTAATCGGCTGGAAAATTAATGTTCTATCAGATGCTGAACAAGAAGAAAAACAAATGTCTATAGTAGAAAAATTTGTTGAAGCTTTGGACATAGATCACGATTTTGCACTTGTATTGATTGAAGAGGGTATAGAGACTCTTGAAGATTTAGCATATTTAGACAGAGCAGAGCTTTTAGAAATTGAAGGATTTGATGAAGAGATTGTTGATGAGCTTCAAGAGAGGGCAAAGGCTGTTATTTTATCTCAAGCTTTGGGAGGTAAAAAACCAGCTCAAGATTTGCTGGATATGCAAGGTATGAGTTTGGATTTGTCTGAGCAGCTAGCGCAAAATGATATAGTTACTATGGAAGATCTAGCAGAGCTGTCTATAGATGAGTTGCTTGATATTGTAGATATGGATGAAGAGCAAGCGACTAATTTAATTATGCAAGCAAGAGCTCCTTGGTTTGAATAA
- the hisS gene encoding histidine--tRNA ligase has product MSKLTIVRGFNDILPLDSYKWQFLESKIKLILNRYNYSETRLPVVEKSELFHRSVGETSDIVSKETYDFQDRNGDSLTLRPEGTAGCVRMVIENNLATRGQVQKLWYCGPMFRYERPQKGRYRQFYQLGVEAYGFDGIAIDLEILAITWSLFKELGISEYVTLELNSLGSSLNRQEYTQALLEYLKPYHAELDEDSIKRLDKNPLRILDSKIEKTQKILANAPKLIDFIDEDLRLRFKQTCQYLDALGVVYKINQNLVRGLDYYTGLVFEWTTDKLGSQSAICAGGRYDSLIENLGGQKTAAIGFAIGMERLLILLEDLGKLPNQDNACDVFFVLDSAQLYQSLAIVENIRQELPQLKIDMDLKFGSFKSQFKKADKSGAKVAIIIGQDELDNGFAGIKFLQQNGEQQQVAFDELINFLER; this is encoded by the coding sequence ATGAGTAAGCTTACTATTGTTCGTGGATTTAATGATATATTGCCACTAGACAGTTATAAATGGCAATTCTTGGAATCAAAAATAAAACTCATACTTAATAGATATAATTACAGTGAAACTAGATTGCCTGTTGTTGAGAAGAGTGAACTGTTTCATAGAAGCGTAGGTGAGACATCCGATATAGTTTCAAAAGAGACTTATGACTTTCAGGATCGTAATGGAGATAGTCTTACGCTGCGTCCAGAGGGGACAGCTGGTTGTGTTAGAATGGTTATTGAAAATAATTTAGCCACTCGGGGTCAGGTGCAGAAACTATGGTACTGTGGCCCGATGTTTCGCTATGAACGACCACAAAAAGGTCGCTATAGGCAATTTTATCAGCTTGGGGTCGAAGCTTATGGCTTTGATGGTATAGCTATTGATTTAGAGATTCTTGCTATTACATGGAGTCTTTTTAAAGAGCTTGGAATTTCTGAGTATGTGACTCTAGAATTAAATAGTCTTGGTTCAAGCCTTAACAGACAAGAGTATACTCAAGCACTATTAGAATACCTAAAACCATATCATGCTGAGCTTGATGAAGATTCTATCAAGAGGTTGGATAAAAATCCTCTAAGAATATTAGATTCTAAGATAGAAAAAACACAAAAAATCTTAGCAAACGCGCCTAAGCTTATTGATTTTATAGATGAAGATTTACGCTTGAGATTTAAACAAACTTGTCAATATTTAGATGCTTTAGGTGTTGTGTATAAAATAAACCAAAATCTTGTTAGAGGTTTGGATTATTATACTGGTTTAGTTTTTGAATGGACTACTGATAAACTTGGTTCACAGAGCGCAATCTGTGCAGGTGGTCGTTATGATAGCCTTATAGAGAATCTTGGCGGTCAGAAAACAGCAGCAATAGGATTTGCTATAGGTATGGAACGTTTGTTAATATTATTAGAAGATTTAGGCAAATTGCCTAATCAAGATAATGCTTGTGATGTGTTTTTTGTATTAGATAGTGCCCAGCTGTATCAATCTCTAGCTATAGTAGAGAATATTCGCCAAGAGCTTCCCCAGCTTAAAATAGATATGGATCTAAAATTTGGTAGTTTTAAATCACAATTTAAGAAAGCAGATAAATCTGGAGCTAAAGTTGCTATAATAATTGGTCAAGATGAGTTAGATAATGGCTTTGCTGGTATAAAATTTCTTCAACAAAATGGAGAACAACAACAAGTTGCTTTTGATGAGTTAATAAATTTTTTAGAAAGATAG
- the rimP gene encoding ribosome maturation factor RimP → MLLDDLYEIVEPITADLGYILWGIEVVGSGKLTIRIFIDHENGVSVDDCQIVSKEVSAIFDVEDPISGKYILEVSSPGMNRQIFNIIQAQALVGFNVKAVTLSPVESQTKFKGVLERVEGNNVILKLEDGKEISFDFDELKKLRVSPDFS, encoded by the coding sequence ATGTTGCTAGATGATTTATATGAGATAGTAGAGCCCATCACAGCTGATCTAGGCTATATTTTATGGGGAATTGAGGTTGTAGGAAGTGGTAAACTTACTATACGCATTTTTATTGATCATGAAAATGGTGTTTCAGTCGATGATTGCCAAATAGTCAGTAAAGAAGTAAGCGCAATCTTTGATGTTGAGGATCCAATTTCGGGTAAATATATACTTGAAGTTTCTTCACCGGGCATGAATCGCCAAATTTTTAATATAATTCAGGCGCAAGCTTTGGTAGGATTTAATGTAAAGGCAGTTACTTTATCACCAGTTGAGTCACAAACAAAGTTTAAGGGAGTTCTGGAGAGAGTCGAAGGAAATAATGTTATTCTAAAGCTCGAAGATGGTAAAGAAATAAGTTTTGATTTTGACGAGCTTAAGAAACTAAGAGTATCACCTGATTTTAGTTAG